A genomic region of Jeotgalibaca ciconiae contains the following coding sequences:
- the eno gene encoding phosphopyruvate hydratase, which translates to MPFITDILAREVLDSRGNPTIEVEVYTESGAFGRGMVPSGASTGEHEAVELRDGDKDRYLGKGVLKAVENVELIADAVIGFDVRDQLAIDRTMIELDGTPNKGKLGANAILAVSIAVARAASDYLDVPLYQYLGGFNTKVLPTPMMNIINGGSHSDAPIAFQEFMVLPVGAPTFKEALRWGAEIFHELKSILKKRGLETSVGDEGGFAPRFEGTEDGVETILEAIKAVGLEPGKDVYLGFDCAASEFYKDGVYDYSLFEGENGAKRNAEEQVDYLEELVNKYPIISIEDGMDENDWDGWKLLTDRLGEKVQLVGDDLFVTNTEILKKGIDQKIGNSILIKVNQIGTLTETFEAIEMAKKAGYTAVISHRSGETEDSTIADISVATNAGQIKTGSLSRTDRIAKYNQLLRIEDQLGELAVYEGLEAFYNLDNK; encoded by the coding sequence ATGCCATTCATTACAGATATTTTGGCTAGAGAAGTTCTTGATTCACGTGGTAACCCAACTATTGAAGTTGAGGTTTATACAGAAAGCGGCGCATTTGGACGCGGTATGGTTCCTTCAGGAGCATCTACTGGTGAACATGAAGCAGTAGAACTACGTGACGGAGACAAAGATCGTTACCTAGGTAAAGGTGTTTTAAAAGCAGTTGAAAACGTAGAATTAATCGCTGATGCAGTAATCGGATTTGATGTTCGCGATCAACTAGCAATCGACAGAACAATGATTGAATTAGATGGAACTCCAAACAAAGGAAAATTGGGAGCAAACGCTATTCTAGCAGTATCAATCGCAGTAGCTCGTGCAGCTTCTGACTATTTAGATGTGCCATTGTACCAATACTTAGGTGGATTCAATACAAAAGTATTGCCAACTCCTATGATGAACATCATCAATGGTGGATCTCACTCTGATGCACCAATCGCTTTCCAAGAGTTCATGGTTCTTCCTGTTGGAGCACCAACATTCAAAGAAGCACTACGTTGGGGAGCTGAAATTTTCCACGAATTGAAATCAATCTTGAAAAAACGCGGTTTAGAAACTTCTGTTGGTGATGAAGGTGGATTCGCTCCACGTTTTGAAGGAACAGAAGACGGCGTTGAAACAATTCTTGAAGCTATTAAAGCTGTAGGTCTAGAACCAGGTAAAGATGTTTACCTAGGATTTGACTGTGCAGCTTCAGAATTCTACAAAGATGGCGTTTATGACTACTCTCTATTCGAAGGTGAAAACGGAGCAAAACGTAACGCTGAAGAACAAGTTGACTATTTAGAAGAACTAGTTAACAAATACCCAATCATCTCTATTGAAGATGGTATGGACGAAAACGACTGGGATGGATGGAAACTATTGACTGACCGCCTAGGCGAAAAAGTTCAATTAGTTGGTGACGACTTGTTCGTTACAAACACTGAAATCTTGAAAAAAGGGATTGACCAAAAAATTGGTAACTCAATCCTAATCAAAGTTAACCAAATCGGTACTTTAACTGAAACATTTGAAGCAATCGAAATGGCTAAAAAAGCTGGATACACAGCGGTTATTTCTCACCGTTCTGGTGAAACAGAAGATTCAACAATTGCTGACATCTCTGTTGCAACAAATGCTGGTCAAATTAAAACAGGTTCATTGAGCCGTACAGATCGTATTGCTAAATACAACCAATTACTTCGTATCGAAGATCAATTGGGTGAGTTGGCAGTTTATGAAGGTCTAGAAGCATTCTACAACCTAGATAACAAATAA
- a CDS encoding IS91 family transposase, with protein sequence MNKNILHAIFFDKEHHWDSLVRIHKKRIRSVVLSEVDKFRYCGDVRKGFRLFVCEGCHDVKHVPIRCKGKFCPTCAVGESQRWSDMIADDMYHTIHRHIVFTIDEGLRDLFLLHREELLKGLMDEAANVVKAYFRKKRITPGIIAGLHTFGSQLEFNPHVHMIVTMGGLTDGGKWVDYDYIPYKLLRIHWQNAVLKFLRRTLTPKEKKKAQPLLQNAYSKNAEGFYVNAPKRSRTNVKALLQYISRYMKRGPIALERIIYYDGDTVLFRYHDKRTNKEAIKIMGAKEFILSLIRHIPDKGFKTIRHYGLYSRRIKKTVQKVVRHLQEKMTKLLIRARKMTQPKKWRERITETFGIDPLKCSKCGNYYEFKGIVVSKKGQLTIQYANDWDASRYLREEIERIESEKEKHQQRKAEAQALENLRFD encoded by the coding sequence ATGAATAAGAATATTCTTCACGCCATCTTCTTTGATAAAGAACACCATTGGGACTCGCTTGTGAGAATACACAAGAAAAGAATTCGCTCTGTGGTGTTGTCGGAAGTAGATAAGTTCCGCTATTGCGGCGATGTGAGGAAAGGATTTCGATTGTTCGTTTGCGAAGGCTGTCATGATGTCAAGCATGTTCCGATTCGCTGCAAGGGAAAGTTTTGCCCAACCTGTGCGGTTGGGGAGAGTCAGCGCTGGAGCGACATGATTGCGGATGACATGTACCACACCATTCACCGGCATATCGTGTTCACGATTGATGAAGGATTGCGGGATTTGTTTCTCCTTCACCGGGAGGAACTGTTGAAGGGATTAATGGATGAGGCAGCAAACGTGGTGAAGGCGTATTTCCGCAAGAAACGCATCACCCCGGGCATCATCGCAGGCCTACATACCTTCGGCTCCCAGTTGGAGTTCAATCCCCATGTGCACATGATTGTGACCATGGGCGGGTTGACAGACGGCGGGAAATGGGTGGATTACGACTACATTCCCTATAAACTCTTGCGAATACATTGGCAGAACGCGGTTCTTAAGTTCCTGCGGCGTACCCTTACTCCGAAGGAGAAGAAGAAAGCCCAGCCCCTGCTGCAAAACGCGTATTCGAAGAATGCGGAAGGCTTTTACGTGAACGCCCCGAAACGGAGCAGGACCAATGTGAAGGCACTGCTGCAATATATCAGCCGATATATGAAACGAGGACCCATCGCGCTCGAACGGATCATCTATTACGATGGTGACACGGTCCTCTTCCGGTATCATGACAAACGCACAAACAAAGAAGCAATCAAGATAATGGGGGCCAAAGAGTTTATCCTTTCGCTGATCCGGCACATCCCGGACAAAGGCTTCAAAACAATCCGCCATTACGGGTTATACAGCAGACGTATCAAGAAGACCGTCCAAAAGGTGGTCCGTCATCTACAGGAGAAGATGACGAAGTTGCTCATCCGTGCGCGAAAGATGACCCAACCGAAAAAATGGCGCGAAAGGATAACCGAAACATTCGGAATCGATCCACTCAAATGTTCGAAATGCGGCAACTACTACGAGTTCAAGGGGATTGTTGTGTCCAAAAAAGGACAGCTTACCATCCAATATGCGAACGATTGGGATGCGAGCAGGTATTTACGGGAGGAGATTGAACGGATTGAGTCAGAAAAAGAAAAACACCAGCAGAGAAAAGCAGAAGCGCAAGCTCTTGAAAACCTTCGGTTCGACTAG
- the serC gene encoding 3-phosphoserine/phosphohydroxythreonine transaminase has product MKKTWNFSAGPAVLPQTVLEKAQQELLSYNDSGMSVMELSHRSSLFQNIIDEAEAHLRKLMDIPDNYKVLFIQGGASLQFAAVPMNLLKEGKAGYVISGSWGKKAYQEAAKLYGDRAIILADSSKEKHTLIPEVKEVPEDLDYIHITSNNTIEGTAYHEIPTWNDIPVVADMSSNILSANYDVRDFGVIYAGAQKNIGPAGVTIVIVREDLIKESNEIPTMLDYKTYVDSGSMYNTPPTFAIYVAKLVFEWLLDLGGVAEMVKLNQEKAGLLYKAIDESNLYASPVQTEFRSLTNIPFTIADDELTKQFLQEAQERGFVNLKGHRSVGGMRASLYNAFPLEGVQELISFMKEFENNRGAND; this is encoded by the coding sequence ATGAAAAAAACGTGGAACTTTTCAGCTGGACCTGCTGTGCTGCCACAAACTGTTTTAGAAAAAGCTCAACAAGAACTATTATCTTATAACGATAGTGGGATGTCTGTGATGGAGTTGAGTCATCGATCCTCGCTTTTTCAAAATATTATTGATGAGGCTGAAGCTCACCTTCGTAAATTAATGGATATTCCAGATAATTATAAAGTGTTATTTATTCAAGGCGGTGCAAGCCTTCAATTTGCAGCAGTACCCATGAATCTTCTCAAAGAAGGAAAAGCGGGTTATGTTATTTCGGGTTCTTGGGGCAAAAAAGCCTATCAAGAAGCAGCAAAACTTTATGGAGATCGGGCGATTATACTTGCAGACTCTTCCAAAGAAAAACATACGCTCATTCCTGAAGTAAAAGAAGTTCCTGAAGACTTGGATTATATTCATATCACTTCCAATAATACGATTGAAGGAACAGCTTATCATGAAATACCAACTTGGAATGACATTCCAGTTGTTGCAGATATGTCTTCAAATATACTATCTGCAAATTACGATGTCCGTGATTTCGGAGTTATTTATGCAGGAGCTCAAAAAAATATTGGACCCGCTGGTGTAACGATTGTGATTGTAAGAGAAGATTTAATAAAAGAATCAAATGAGATACCGACAATGTTAGACTATAAAACGTATGTTGATTCAGGTTCGATGTATAACACCCCACCGACTTTTGCCATCTACGTGGCAAAATTGGTCTTTGAATGGTTATTGGATCTCGGAGGCGTAGCTGAAATGGTAAAGTTAAACCAAGAAAAAGCTGGGTTACTGTATAAAGCCATTGATGAATCAAATTTGTATGCTTCCCCTGTACAAACAGAATTCCGTTCATTGACGAATATTCCTTTCACAATCGCAGATGACGAGCTTACAAAGCAGTTTCTTCAAGAAGCTCAGGAGAGAGGGTTTGTGAATCTTAAAGGACACCGTTCAGTCGGTGGAATGAGAGCGAGTCTTTACAATGCTTTTCCACTGGAAGGGGTCCAAGAACTCATTTCATTTATGAAAGAATTTGAAAACAATAGAGGAGCTAACGATTAA
- a CDS encoding phosphoglycerate kinase: protein MTKKVVTDLDVAGKKVLVRADFNVPMKDGEITNDNRIVQALPTIEYLLENNAKVILFSHLGKVKTDEDKAKLSLKPVATRLSELLNKDVTFVPQTRGAELEEAINNLKDGEVLVFENTRFEDVDGKKESKNDPELGKYWASLGDLFVNDAFGTAHRSHASNVGIASNLESAAGFLMDKEIKFIGGAVDQPERPFVAILGGAKVSDKIGVIENLLEKADKVIIGGGMAYTFAKAQGKEIGQSLLEADKVELAKELIERAGDKLILPVDARLATEFSNDAEAGVVSVDDIPADKQALDIGPATIELFAKELEGAKTVVWNGPMGVFEFENFAKGTIGVCEAIAKLSDATTIIGGGDSAAAAMQLGFADDFTHISTGGGASLEYLEGKELPGVASISDK from the coding sequence ATGACAAAGAAAGTTGTAACAGATTTAGATGTAGCTGGAAAAAAAGTTTTAGTTCGTGCTGATTTCAACGTGCCGATGAAGGACGGAGAAATTACAAACGATAATCGTATTGTTCAAGCTTTACCAACAATTGAATACTTACTAGAAAACAATGCAAAAGTTATTCTTTTCTCTCATTTAGGGAAAGTTAAAACAGATGAAGATAAAGCAAAACTATCTTTAAAACCTGTAGCAACTCGTCTGTCTGAGCTATTGAATAAAGATGTGACATTTGTTCCGCAAACACGTGGCGCAGAATTAGAAGAAGCAATCAACAATCTAAAAGACGGAGAAGTATTGGTGTTTGAAAATACTCGTTTCGAAGATGTTGATGGGAAGAAAGAAAGCAAGAATGATCCAGAATTAGGCAAGTATTGGGCTAGTCTAGGAGATTTATTTGTGAATGATGCTTTCGGAACGGCTCACCGTTCTCATGCTTCCAACGTAGGAATAGCATCTAACCTAGAATCAGCAGCTGGTTTCCTAATGGATAAAGAAATTAAATTCATTGGTGGAGCAGTTGACCAGCCAGAACGTCCATTTGTGGCAATTCTTGGTGGAGCAAAAGTAAGTGACAAGATTGGTGTAATTGAAAATCTGTTAGAAAAAGCAGATAAAGTTATCATCGGTGGAGGAATGGCTTATACTTTTGCAAAAGCACAAGGAAAAGAAATTGGTCAATCTCTATTAGAAGCAGATAAAGTAGAATTAGCAAAAGAGTTAATTGAAAGAGCTGGAGATAAGTTAATCTTACCGGTGGACGCTCGTTTAGCGACTGAGTTCAGTAATGATGCAGAAGCAGGCGTGGTTTCAGTTGATGATATTCCTGCTGACAAACAAGCATTGGATATTGGACCTGCAACGATTGAATTATTTGCAAAAGAACTAGAAGGTGCAAAAACAGTTGTATGGAATGGACCAATGGGGGTATTTGAATTTGAAAACTTTGCTAAAGGAACCATTGGTGTATGTGAAGCTATTGCAAAATTAAGTGATGCAACTACTATTATCGGTGGTGGAGATTCTGCGGCTGCAGCAATGCAACTAGGCTTTGCTGATGATTTCACTCACATTTCAACGGGTGGAGGAGCTTCTTTAGAGTATCTAGAAGGAAAAGAACTTCCCGGCGTTGCATCAATTTCTGATAAATAA
- a CDS encoding alpha/beta hydrolase, which yields MKEVKLPEPFFFEKGSRAVLLLHAYTGSSNDVRMLGRTLERNGYTVYSPQFTGHATERFEDILDKGSPEVWVEDAEKATAFLHSKGYTEIVVMGLSLGGIVATRLLETGDYIGGGSFNSPILNIGESKVPAAFVNYYRSFNKQMGMDKDEIESSIDRIKQKLGEQMNEIHLFTNLVQAELDTIDVPYYIASSGKDELIDYMNGRVLRDAITNAKVDFHFFPESTHVITVGAKRYDFEETVIDFLDNLNWKEGSV from the coding sequence ATGAAAGAAGTAAAATTACCAGAACCATTTTTCTTTGAGAAAGGAAGCCGGGCGGTATTACTTTTACATGCTTATACGGGCAGCTCAAATGACGTTCGAATGTTAGGCAGAACATTAGAGCGAAATGGATATACTGTTTATTCTCCTCAATTTACAGGTCATGCGACAGAACGTTTTGAAGACATTTTAGATAAAGGCAGTCCTGAAGTATGGGTAGAAGATGCTGAAAAAGCAACAGCGTTCTTGCATTCAAAAGGATACACAGAAATTGTTGTTATGGGCTTGTCCTTAGGTGGAATAGTGGCAACAAGACTTTTGGAAACAGGAGACTATATTGGGGGTGGATCGTTCAACTCGCCAATACTAAATATTGGCGAGAGCAAAGTACCAGCTGCATTTGTGAATTATTATCGGTCATTCAATAAGCAGATGGGAATGGATAAGGACGAGATTGAATCGAGCATTGATCGCATCAAGCAAAAATTAGGAGAACAAATGAATGAAATTCATTTGTTTACCAACCTTGTTCAAGCCGAACTCGATACAATTGACGTACCTTATTATATCGCTTCATCTGGAAAAGATGAATTGATCGATTATATGAATGGTCGTGTACTGCGGGACGCCATCACGAATGCAAAAGTGGATTTTCATTTTTTCCCCGAGTCGACACATGTGATTACAGTTGGAGCAAAACGATATGATTTTGAGGAAACGGTAATTGATTTTCTAGACAACTTAAATTGGAAAGAGGGAAGCGTATGA
- the secG gene encoding preprotein translocase subunit SecG encodes MYDVLLIALIIVSILLIIAVLLQPSKTNAASALSGGAEQLFGKQKARGFEAGLRRVTAVLGFAFIVIAIALAYLSSN; translated from the coding sequence TTGTACGACGTCTTATTAATCGCTTTAATAATTGTATCGATTCTACTGATTATAGCTGTCTTGTTACAACCATCTAAAACTAATGCTGCTAGTGCATTAAGCGGTGGAGCAGAACAGTTATTTGGAAAACAAAAAGCAAGAGGATTTGAAGCTGGTCTTAGACGAGTTACTGCAGTACTAGGTTTTGCCTTTATTGTGATTGCTATTGCACTTGCCTACTTGTCTTCAAATTAA
- a CDS encoding phosphoglycerate dehydrogenase — MKDIQTFNMIATEGLNLLEKDKYTLNETKEPEALLLRSKKIHDMAFNENLVSIARAGAGVNNIPVDRCSEEGIVVFNTPGANANAVKEMVIAGLIMAARPIYRGINWLKELEGDDISEQVEAGKKQFAGRELAGKTLGVIGLGAIGSLLATDAYHLKMDVIGYDPYVSVETAWNISSRVKKAKSLQEVLRDADYISIHIPVNGNTAGYVNKEFINMMKDGAVLLNFARNELIVKEDLIEALDNGKLSKYVTDFAEREFFGHDRIMMFPHLGASTEEAEVQCSIMAVNTLKYFLETGNIINSVNFPTIDVPLQSAKRITIVNRNVPNMIGQISAILAKHFVNIDNILNRSRGNFAYTVIDIPEIESSLLEEVINQVQEINGVLKTRVIERK; from the coding sequence ATGAAAGATATTCAAACGTTTAATATGATTGCAACAGAAGGCCTAAATCTGCTGGAAAAAGATAAATATACCTTAAACGAAACGAAAGAGCCTGAAGCACTTTTACTAAGAAGTAAAAAGATTCATGATATGGCGTTCAATGAAAATTTAGTTTCGATCGCAAGAGCGGGAGCAGGAGTGAATAACATTCCGGTTGATCGTTGCTCTGAAGAAGGAATCGTTGTTTTTAATACGCCAGGAGCAAACGCGAATGCTGTAAAAGAAATGGTTATTGCCGGACTGATCATGGCTGCTAGACCGATTTACCGAGGAATCAATTGGCTAAAAGAATTAGAAGGCGATGATATTTCCGAACAAGTTGAAGCAGGGAAAAAACAATTTGCAGGAAGGGAATTAGCTGGGAAAACATTAGGAGTAATCGGTCTAGGGGCAATTGGTTCTTTGCTTGCTACGGATGCTTATCATTTAAAGATGGATGTTATCGGCTATGATCCGTATGTTTCAGTAGAAACAGCTTGGAACATTTCAAGTCGCGTGAAAAAAGCAAAGTCTTTGCAAGAAGTATTGCGTGATGCGGACTATATTTCTATTCATATTCCTGTAAATGGTAATACAGCAGGATATGTAAACAAAGAATTTATCAATATGATGAAAGATGGAGCTGTCCTGTTAAACTTTGCTCGTAATGAGTTAATTGTTAAAGAAGATTTGATTGAAGCTCTCGATAATGGAAAATTATCAAAATATGTAACAGACTTTGCAGAAAGAGAATTTTTTGGACATGATCGAATAATGATGTTCCCTCACCTAGGTGCGTCAACCGAAGAAGCAGAAGTCCAATGTTCAATTATGGCAGTCAATACTCTTAAATACTTCTTGGAAACAGGAAATATCATTAACTCTGTTAACTTTCCAACTATTGATGTACCATTGCAGTCTGCTAAACGGATTACAATTGTTAATCGAAATGTACCAAATATGATTGGGCAGATTTCAGCAATTTTAGCGAAACATTTCGTAAATATCGATAATATTCTGAACCGTAGCCGTGGAAATTTTGCTTATACAGTGATTGATATACCGGAAATTGAATCATCATTATTGGAAGAAGTTATCAATCAAGTTCAAGAAATCAATGGTGTCTTGAAGACAAGAGTGATAGAAAGGAAGTAA
- the tpiA gene encoding triose-phosphate isomerase, whose amino-acid sequence MRKPIIAGNWKMNKTAEEAHAFIEAVKNEVPSNDKVDSVVGSPALYLEKMVNDSKDTDLKIAAQNCYFEDEGAFTGEISPKALGTLGVNYVIVGHSERREYFHETDEEINKKAHAIFRNNMIPIICCGETLEQREAGETADWIKGQITNALKDFTEGQVANLVIAYEPIWAIGTGKSSTAEDANETCGVVRQTVRELYNADTADKVRIQYGGSVKPENIQEYMSQEHIDGALVGGASLEAESFLQLLEAVK is encoded by the coding sequence ATGCGTAAACCAATTATTGCTGGTAACTGGAAAATGAACAAAACTGCTGAAGAAGCACATGCGTTCATTGAAGCAGTTAAAAATGAAGTACCTTCAAATGACAAAGTAGATTCAGTAGTTGGATCTCCAGCGTTATATTTGGAGAAAATGGTAAATGACAGTAAAGATACAGATCTAAAAATAGCTGCTCAAAACTGTTATTTTGAAGATGAAGGAGCATTTACTGGGGAAATTAGTCCAAAAGCTCTTGGAACGTTGGGTGTAAATTATGTTATTGTTGGACATTCAGAACGTAGAGAATATTTCCATGAAACGGATGAAGAAATCAATAAGAAAGCTCATGCAATTTTCCGTAATAACATGATTCCGATTATTTGCTGTGGTGAAACATTAGAGCAAAGAGAAGCTGGTGAAACAGCTGATTGGATTAAGGGTCAGATTACAAATGCATTGAAAGACTTTACCGAAGGACAAGTAGCTAATTTGGTTATTGCATATGAACCAATTTGGGCAATTGGAACTGGTAAATCTTCTACTGCTGAGGATGCAAATGAAACTTGTGGTGTTGTGCGTCAGACAGTTCGAGAATTGTATAACGCAGACACTGCAGACAAAGTACGTATTCAATACGGTGGTAGCGTGAAGCCAGAAAATATCCAAGAATACATGAGTCAAGAACACATTGATGGTGCTCTTGTCGGTGGAGCAAGTCTGGAAGCAGAATCTTTCTTGCAATTATTGGAGGCAGTAAAATAA
- the gpmI gene encoding 2,3-bisphosphoglycerate-independent phosphoglycerate mutase, whose product MSKKPVAIIILDGFGCRNETVGNAVAQANKPNFDRYWNEFPHATMQASGLAVGLPEGQMGNSEVGHTNIGAGRVVYQSLTRIDKAIVDGEFLTNPALTGAYNHAIQNDSSLHLFGLLSDGGVHSHINHILALLESAKEKGVKKVYLHAFLDGRDVDPHAAPGYIKIIEDKMHELGLGEIATVSGRYYAMDRDKRWERVEKAYDAVVLGKGEEYSSAQEVVEVSYENGITDEFVLPSVIVRDGQPIGTVKDNDAVIFFNFRPDRAIQLSNAFTNKEWTEFERGIHPENVKFVTMTLYQDSVIADVAFPPIPLENVVAEVLSKEGMTQLHIAETEKYPHVTFFMNGGKHDPFEGEDRILIPSPKVATYDLQPEMSAYEVGDALVKEIDEEKYDAILLNFANPDMVGHSGMLEPTIKAIEAVDENLGRVVDRILAHDGYAIIFADHGNADTMITPEGTPHTAHTTVPVPVIVTKKDVTLRTDGKLADVAPTMLDLLNVEKPAEMTGESLIIK is encoded by the coding sequence ATGAGTAAAAAACCTGTAGCAATCATCATTTTAGATGGCTTTGGTTGTCGAAATGAGACAGTAGGTAATGCTGTAGCACAAGCGAACAAACCAAATTTTGACCGCTACTGGAATGAATTCCCACATGCAACTATGCAAGCCTCTGGTTTAGCAGTAGGCTTGCCAGAAGGGCAAATGGGGAATTCGGAAGTAGGTCATACAAATATTGGTGCTGGACGTGTGGTATACCAAAGTTTAACGCGTATCGACAAGGCAATCGTTGATGGAGAATTCTTAACTAATCCAGCGCTAACTGGTGCATACAATCATGCAATACAAAATGATTCAAGTCTGCATTTATTTGGCTTGCTTTCTGATGGCGGTGTACATAGTCACATTAACCACATCCTTGCTTTGCTTGAAAGTGCAAAAGAAAAAGGAGTTAAAAAAGTATATCTTCATGCCTTTTTAGATGGTCGTGATGTTGATCCGCATGCTGCTCCAGGATATATCAAGATAATTGAAGACAAGATGCATGAACTCGGTCTTGGTGAAATTGCGACGGTGTCTGGTAGATATTACGCAATGGACCGTGACAAACGTTGGGAACGTGTTGAAAAAGCTTATGATGCAGTTGTCCTTGGAAAAGGGGAAGAATATAGCTCTGCACAAGAAGTTGTCGAAGTTAGCTATGAAAATGGCATTACCGATGAATTTGTGCTGCCAAGCGTTATCGTAAGAGATGGTCAACCGATTGGAACAGTAAAAGATAATGACGCAGTTATTTTCTTTAACTTTAGACCCGACCGTGCAATCCAATTATCAAATGCTTTTACAAACAAAGAATGGACTGAATTTGAACGTGGAATTCATCCTGAAAATGTAAAATTTGTTACAATGACTCTTTATCAAGATAGTGTTATTGCGGATGTGGCATTCCCGCCAATCCCATTAGAAAATGTAGTAGCAGAAGTATTGAGTAAAGAAGGAATGACGCAACTTCATATTGCTGAAACGGAAAAATATCCACATGTAACGTTCTTTATGAATGGTGGAAAACATGATCCGTTTGAGGGGGAAGACCGTATTTTAATCCCTTCACCAAAAGTAGCAACTTATGATTTACAACCTGAAATGAGTGCTTACGAAGTAGGGGATGCACTGGTAAAAGAAATCGATGAAGAAAAGTATGATGCGATTCTCTTGAACTTTGCTAATCCTGATATGGTAGGTCATTCAGGTATGTTGGAGCCAACCATTAAAGCAATTGAAGCGGTAGACGAAAACTTAGGAAGAGTTGTTGATCGAATTCTTGCGCATGATGGCTATGCGATTATTTTTGCTGACCATGGTAACGCAGATACAATGATCACACCTGAAGGTACACCACATACAGCTCATACTACTGTACCAGTTCCTGTAATTGTTACGAAAAAAGACGTAACTTTACGTACTGACGGTAAATTAGCTGATGTTGCTCCAACGATGTTAGACTTATTAAATGTTGAAAAACCAGCAGAAATGACTGGTGAATCATTAATCATTAAGTAA
- a CDS encoding DUF1015 domain-containing protein encodes MVQIKPFRAIRPNSYDVDRVASLPYDVVNVPEAKELASKNPKSFLRIDRAEVDLSDDVPVDDDQVYEKAKENYHNFLNKGWLVKEEEPAYYLYRLTRNGRAQYGIVMAISVDDYLTKKIKVHEKTRPDKEVDRIRHNDALDANTSPIFLTFRDHEELSRSLLEYKDKKMGIYCFESFYNVEHYIWRIDDHELVEKITNTFANDIENLYIADGHHRMEAAAKITKQRREEFPDEPADSELNYFLGIAFPTSQLEILPYNRLVKGKLTADNWKQIEEYFTIGALKEEIYQPTTQGTFGMYVDNQWYKLTIKEEKLPKNYVDTLDASLLQNYFFEPIFGITDPKTDQRLDFIGGIHGTESLMNMANDREDTIAFSLYPTSMEQLLSVSDLGEQMPPKSTWFEPKLLSGLFMHDLETEKHKK; translated from the coding sequence ATGGTACAAATAAAACCATTTCGTGCAATTCGTCCCAATTCATATGATGTTGATAGAGTAGCGAGTCTTCCATATGATGTAGTCAACGTTCCAGAAGCAAAAGAATTAGCATCTAAAAATCCAAAGTCCTTTTTGCGTATTGACCGAGCTGAAGTAGATTTATCAGACGACGTTCCAGTAGATGATGATCAAGTTTATGAAAAAGCGAAAGAAAATTATCATAATTTTCTAAATAAAGGATGGTTGGTAAAGGAAGAAGAGCCGGCTTATTATTTATATCGCTTGACTCGTAATGGAAGAGCTCAGTATGGGATTGTAATGGCTATTTCAGTGGATGATTATTTAACGAAAAAAATAAAAGTTCATGAAAAAACAAGACCAGATAAGGAAGTAGACCGCATTCGACATAACGACGCGCTAGATGCAAACACGAGTCCGATTTTCTTGACATTCCGTGATCATGAGGAACTTTCTCGTTCATTGTTGGAATACAAAGACAAAAAAATGGGTATTTATTGTTTTGAAAGTTTCTATAATGTAGAGCATTATATTTGGAGAATCGATGATCATGAACTCGTCGAAAAGATAACAAATACTTTTGCAAATGACATTGAGAACCTTTATATAGCAGATGGCCATCACCGAATGGAAGCTGCTGCAAAAATTACAAAACAAAGAAGAGAAGAATTTCCCGATGAACCTGCTGATTCAGAATTAAATTATTTCTTAGGAATTGCATTTCCAACTTCACAGTTAGAAATATTACCTTATAATCGTTTGGTCAAAGGAAAATTAACTGCAGATAATTGGAAACAAATTGAAGAGTACTTTACTATTGGTGCCTTGAAAGAAGAAATATATCAACCTACTACACAAGGTACATTCGGCATGTATGTGGATAACCAATGGTATAAGTTAACAATAAAAGAAGAAAAATTACCAAAGAATTATGTAGATACATTGGATGCATCCTTGCTGCAAAATTATTTCTTTGAACCGATATTCGGAATCACTGATCCAAAAACAGATCAGCGACTTGATTTTATCGGCGGCATTCATGGAACGGAATCATTAATGAATATGGCAAATGATCGTGAAGACACAATCGCGTTTTCCTTGTATCCAACATCTATGGAGCAATTGTTGTCGGTCTCTGATTTGGGGGAGCAAATGCCGCCAAAATCAACTTGGTTTGAACCAAAATTATTAAGCGGACTATTCATGCATGATTTGGAAACAGAAAAGCACAAAAAATAG